One Cydia amplana chromosome 18, ilCydAmpl1.1, whole genome shotgun sequence DNA segment encodes these proteins:
- the LOC134656392 gene encoding furin-like protease 2: MGALGVIVALALVESCAPLYHHQFAVHVPGGAPAAHELAHRHGFVNHGQIGSLKHFFLLSHPHLSKRSPNASIDYENRLKNDPQVRWVMQQRELRRSKRDLQPRQVMRQSTPSFPDPLFKEQWYLNGGAADGLDMNVGYAWRKGYTGKGVVITILDDGIQPNHPDLSQNYDGTASTDINGNDTDPTPQDNGDNKHGTRCAGEVAAVAYNRYCGVGIAYNASIGGVRMLDGLVNDAVEAQALGFNPHHIDIYSASWGPEDDGKTVDGPGPLARRAFINGVTNGRGGKGSIFIWASGNGGRHTDSCNCDGYANSIFTISVSSATQGGYKPWYLEECSSTLASTYSSGTPGRDKSVATVDMDVQLRPDHLCTVDHTGTSASAPLAAGICALALEANPLLSWRDIQHLVVLTSRSQPLEKEEGWIVNGVKRKVSHKFGYGLMDAAQMVTLAEQWTGVPPQHICKSQEINEDKSIETSSGYTISMHMDVNGCSGTVNEVRFLEHVQCKISLSFFPRGNLRILLTSPMGTTSTLLFERTHDATSSNFDDWPFLSVHFWGESAEGRWTLQIINAGNNHVTQVGLLKKWQLIFYGTATNPIRLRNKSYFTSNNNAYQDEKAYHVNDVYDASEYSQFLNEIELGISDRHANLKNIPSAQRKNVLADANDKQVQRLCDPECDSQGCYGKGPTQCVACKHYRLDNSCVSRCPPRSFVNQGGVCWPCHESCETCAGAGQDSCLTCAPAHLLVIDLAVCLQQCPDGYYEDPDANACFPCAEHCDTCSEKADMCASCAHNYVLYNGSCLATCPPGTYQKDDFGCLPCHGTCESCNGPSEMACVSCRIGNYVFKGRCVEKCSTGYYADVQRRECIACPIGCTMCSNIICTACKDKWIFTKGGKCLPSGNEKCDTNEYYEEGRCKNCHSTCEKCSGSNEWDCLFCSSPLLLQGSRCVAECGQGYFQTAGRCSRCPHTCTACVSRLNCTSCAGALRLQSGTCRATCAPGYYPDEGTCSKCYLSCETCTGPRRDQCASCPPEWRLAAGECRPECPQNFFPWQDSCRRCHHYCQDCHGAGPQRCTSCPTHFSLENGLCVECLSSQYYEPRTRTCRPCHDSCRSCSGPGPTSCVTCAHPLRLDRVNHKCLPCCTESMISNFLSTNVSTDCCHCDKDIGGCLNGSSAGKRRIAENIRTHITASFFVDDSKDRSNIWDHDLLAVGSAGAALLVVVIVFIVIRFNIRKRKRRTLFPQAEYSQLTTLDEDMVPLKATALTVATDKQVGLLEEPT; encoded by the exons ATCGGCAGCCTGAAGCACTTCTTCCTGCTGTCACACCCACacttgagcaaacgctcgcccAACGCCAGTATAGACTACGAGAATAGACTGAAAAATGATCCGCAG GTGAGATGGGTGATGCAGCAACGGGAGTTGAGGCGGTCAAAGCGGGACCTCCAACCGCGTCAGGTCATGCGGCAGTCCACTCCGTCCTTTCCAGACCCGCTGTTCAAGGAACAGTGGTATTTG AATGGCGGGGCGGCCGACGGTCTGGACATGAACGTCGGTTACGCGTGGAGGAAGGGATACACGGGAAAAGGGGTAGTCATAACCATTTTAGATGATGGCATTCAGCCCAACCATCCAGACTTGTCGCAAAACTAC GACGGGACCGCATCGACGGATATAAACGGGAACGACACGGACCCGACGCCGCAGGACAATGGCGACAATAAACATGGCACCCGGTGCGCGGGAGAGGTGGCTGCGGTCGCGTACAATAGGTACTGCGGCGTCGGTATTGCGTACAACGCGAGCATTGGAGGCGTCAGGATGTTAGACGGCCTTGTTAATGACGCAGTTGAGGCCCAAGCGCTAGGCTTCAACCCCCACCATATAGACATATACAGCGCATCCTGGGGGCCCGAGGATGACGGCAAAACTGTCGACGGTCCTGGTCCTTTAGCTAGAAG gGCCTTTATAAATGGAGTGACAAACGGTAGGGGAGGAAAGGGGTCGATCTTTATATGGGCGTCGGGCAACGGAGGAAGGCACACCGACTCTTGTAACTGCGACGGATACGCAAATAGTATATTCACGATATCGGTATCTAGCGCAACCCAAGGCGGTTATAAACCGTGGTATTTAGAGGAATGCTCTTCTACTTTGGCCTCGACTTACAGCTCCGGTACTCCGGGGAGGGATAAAAGTGTTGCCACTGTTGATATGGATGTTCAATTAAGACCGGATCACTTATGTACGGTAGACCATACGGGTACGTCTGCCTCAGCCCCGTTAGCTGCGGGGATATGTGCATTAGCACTAGAAGCGAATCCTTTACTGTCGTGGCGAGACATCCAACATCTAGTAGTTTTAACTTCAAGGTCACAGCCATTAGAAAAAGAAGAAGGGTGGATCGTAAATGGAGTGAAGCGAAAAGTAAGCCACAAGTTTGGCTACGGTTTAATGGACGCCGCCCAAATGGTCACATTAGCCGAACAATGGACCGGCGTGCCACCTCAACACATTTGCAAGTCGCAAGAAATAAACGAGGACAAGTCGATCGAAACTTCTTCCGGCTACACGATATCAATGCATATGGATGTCAATGGGTGCAGCGGTACCGTAAATGAGGTCAGGTTTTTGGAACACGTTCAATGTAAAATTTCACTCAGCTTTTTCCCCAGAGGTAATTTGCGGATTCTGCTTACATCACCAATGGGAACGACTTCGACCCTTTTATTCGAAAGGACGCATGACGCCACAAGCTCTAATTTTGACGATTGGCCGTTTTTAAGTGTCCATTTCTGGGGTGAGAGCGCCGAAGGACGATGGACCCTTCAGATAATAAACGCTGGAAACAATCACGTGACCCAAGTGgggctattaaaaaaatggcAGCTGATTTTTTACGGCACCGCCACTAACCCTATTAGACTACGAAATAAAAGCTACTTTACATCAAATAATAACGCATACCAGGACGAGAAGGCTTATCACGTAAACGACGTTTACGATGCCTCCGAATATTCGCAATTCCTCAACGAAATTGAGCTCGGAATTTCGGACAGACATGCCAATCTCAAAAATATTCCTTCCGCGCAAAGAAAAAATGTTTTAGCGGATGCCAATGATAAACAAGTGCAAAGGCTATGCGACCCGGAATGTGATTCACAGGGCTGTTATGGCAAGGGCCCCACGCAATGTGTGGCGTGTAAACATTACAGGCTGGACAACTCATGTGTGTCGCGTTGCCCGCCGCGGAGTTTTGTGAATCAAGGCGGCGTATGCTGGCCTTGTCACGAGTCATGCGAGACTTGCGCCGGTGCCGGCCAAGATTCCTGCCTGACTTGCGCTCCAGCTCATCTCTTGGTCATCGATCTAGCCGTCTGCTTACAACAATGTCCGGATGGCTACTATGAGGACCCCGATGCCAACGCCTGTTTTCCGTGCGCGGAGCACTGCGACACATGCTCTGAGAAGGCAGACATGTGTGCCTCTTGCGCTCATAACTATGTACTTTATAACGGTTCTTGTTTAGCGACGTGTCCGCCAGGCACATATCAAAAGGATGACTTTGGTTGCTTGCCATGCCACGGGACCTGCGAATCATGCAACGGCCCGAGCGAGATGGCGTGTGTCTCATGCAGGATCGGCAATTACGTATTCAAAGGCCGTTGCGTTGAAAAATGCTCTACCGGATATTACGCAGACGTTCAGAGAAGAGAATGTATAGC ATGTCCCATTGGGTGTACAATGTGCTCAAACATAATATGTACAGCATGCAAAGATAAATGGATTTTTACTAAAGGAGGAAAATGTCTCCCAAGTGGCAACGAGAAATGTGATACAA ATGAGTACTACGAGGAAGGTCGATGTAAAAATTGCCATTCTACTTGTGAGAAGTGTAGCGGTTCGAATGAGTGGGACTGTTTGTTTTGCTCGAGCCCGCTGTTATTACAGGGATCGAG GTGCGTGGCTGAATGCGGGCAGGGATATTTTCAGACGGCCGGACGGTGTTCAAGGTGTCCGCACACGTGCACTGCCTGCGTGTCGCGATTGAATTGTACGTCTTGTGCGGGTGCTTTGCGATTACAGTCCGGCACGTGTAGAGCTACCTGTGCTCCTGGATACTACCCTGATGAAGGAACCTGTTCAAAATGCTACCTGTCGTGTGAGACATGTACAGGCCCTCGAAGAGACCAGTGCGCATCTTGCCCTCCAGAATGGAGGTTAGCCGCCGGCGAGTGCAGGCCAGAATGTCCTCAAAACTTTTTTCCATGGCAAGACAGTTGCCGGCGATGTCATCATTACTGTCAAGATTGCCACGGCGCGGGGCCGCAGCGTTGCACGTCCTGCCCAACACACTTCTCCTTGGAGAACGGCCTATGTGTAGAGTGCCTTAGTTCCCAATACTACGAGCCCAGGACGCGGACATGCCGTCCTTGTCACGACTCCTGCAGGTCTTGTTCCGGGCCTGGGCCTACAAGTTGTGTCACCTGTGCTCACCCATTGCGTTTAGatag ggTAAATCACAAATGTCTGCCATGTTGTACAGAAAGCATGATTTCAAATTTTTTGAGCACCAACGTGTCTACTGATTGTTGCCATTGCGACAAAGATATAG GAGGCTGTTTAAACGGCTCATCGGCGGGTAAGCGGCGCATTGCGGAGAACATTCGCACTCATATAACAGCCTCGTTTTTTGTTGACGATTCGAAGGACCGCTCGAATATCTGGGACCATGATTTATTGGCAGTGGGGAGTGCCGGCGCGGCGCTTCTTGTAGTCGTCATAGTATTTATAGTTATAAGg TTTAACATAAGGAAGCGGAAGCGGCGCACATTATTCCCGCAAGCAGAATACTCCCAGCTGACAACCCTCGACGAGGACATGGTCCCTCTGAAGGCGACAGCCCTCACCGTCGCGACGGATAAACAAGTGGGCCTACTGGAGGAACCAACATAG